TTATGTTTATCTTTGGTGCTTTGTATATTGCATTCTTAAACATACATGCATTAACAGCTACTGTAATATGGAATTGTGTAATGATCATGATAGGTGGTATCTTATTCCACTTTGTATTCCGTTACTTGGAAGATATCCTTGTTTCAGCTGAAGGCTATGTCATGTTTAGAAATTTCCGCCTGCAGGTGGGAGATGAGTTGAAGAAAGCACCATTAGGATATTTCGATGACGCAAAACTAGGTAATATTCAAGGTGCTATGACAACATCGATAAACGCACTTGAAAACTATACGATGATGTTAGTTACCGGTGTGATTGCCGGATTTGGAATTTCAATCTTATTAACAATTACGATGTCAAAGATGAATGTGTCGTTAGGATTATTCATGATTCCAGTGTTAGTGGTACTATCGTTTACCTTAGGGAAGCTTTATAAAATCGCAATGAGAAATGTTCCGCTACAACACAAAGTTGAACAAGAGATGAATTTTGCGGTAATCGATATGATTCGTGGTATGTCAGTTCTACGGACATATCCGATTAACGAGGATAGTCCTGTTAAGAATATGATTCAAGAGAAGGCAAAAGACCTTTATGCAGAGAAAAAGAAGGTAGATATCCATTGTGAAGTAGAATTTTCATGGCGTGCTAAGGTTTATAGTTTTATTGTGAATGCAGCAAGTGTTATTTTGATTATTCTTACAGTTCATTTATACATGCATGAACAGATTACCTTTGCGAATTGTATGACGATGTTAGTGGGTTCCTACTTAATATTCTTGGGACTTGCGCCACTAAGCGATACAGCCTTCCTATATGCAAAGATTCCTGGTCAACAAAAGTACTTGGATGATGTATTCCAAATCCCTCAATTAGCAGAGGGGAATCAAACTACAATCAATGGACCTTTAGATATTCACTTTGACCATGTATGGTTTGGATATCGTAAAGATACGCCTGTGATAAAAGATCTCAGTTTTAAAATCAAACAAAATGAAAAGGTCGCAATCGTAGGACCTAGTGGATGCGGTAAGACGACAATTGTCAATCTTCTCTCTCGATTCTGGGATGCAGATAAGGGTGCGATATATCTAGCTGGAAAGGATATTCGCGAGTATACAGTAGAGACATTATTTAAACAGATGTCTGTCGTATTCCAAGATGTGTATTTATTTAATGATACGATTATGAATAACATCCGTTTCGCAAAACCAGAAGCGACAGATCAAGAAATCTATGATGTGTGTCAGAAAGCGCGCTGTGCTGAGTTTATATCAAAACTTCCACAGGGATATGAAACTGTCATTGGCGAAGGTGGTGCAAATCTCAGTGGTGGTGAAAAACAACGCATCAGTATCGCTCGAGCATTATTGAAGGATGCACCTATCATTCTGCTGGATGAAGCCACATCAAGTGTAGACCCAGAAAATGAGGCAGAAATTCTAGCTGCGATTGATGCGCTATGTAAAGGGAAGACAGTGATTTCGATTGCACATCGTATCAGTACAGTAGAAAGTGTAGATCATATACTTGTCATTGATGATGGTTCTTTACAAGAAGAAGGAAAACATGCGGATTTAATTCAGAATGGCGGAATCTATGCCGGGTTTATCAAATCTCGTAAAGACGCAAAAGGTTGGCGAATAGAGAATTAGCCAATATGCATGAATGGTAGATAATCATATTGTTCAATGTAGCTTTTCAGACAATGTCTTTGTTCAAT
This genomic window from Solobacterium moorei contains:
- a CDS encoding ABC transporter ATP-binding protein, with the protein product MNYFRRLFELVGKDKVKFIFGLFFAFFKNFSFMFIFGALYIAFLNIHALTATVIWNCVMIMIGGILFHFVFRYLEDILVSAEGYVMFRNFRLQVGDELKKAPLGYFDDAKLGNIQGAMTTSINALENYTMMLVTGVIAGFGISILLTITMSKMNVSLGLFMIPVLVVLSFTLGKLYKIAMRNVPLQHKVEQEMNFAVIDMIRGMSVLRTYPINEDSPVKNMIQEKAKDLYAEKKKVDIHCEVEFSWRAKVYSFIVNAASVILIILTVHLYMHEQITFANCMTMLVGSYLIFLGLAPLSDTAFLYAKIPGQQKYLDDVFQIPQLAEGNQTTINGPLDIHFDHVWFGYRKDTPVIKDLSFKIKQNEKVAIVGPSGCGKTTIVNLLSRFWDADKGAIYLAGKDIREYTVETLFKQMSVVFQDVYLFNDTIMNNIRFAKPEATDQEIYDVCQKARCAEFISKLPQGYETVIGEGGANLSGGEKQRISIARALLKDAPIILLDEATSSVDPENEAEILAAIDALCKGKTVISIAHRISTVESVDHILVIDDGSLQEEGKHADLIQNGGIYAGFIKSRKDAKGWRIEN